From the Deinococcus sonorensis KR-87 genome, the window GCGCGCGGCCACAGCCTGACGCGTGAGGTGGCGCTGCTGGCGAGCCATGGCCTGACCCATCTGGTGGGCCATGATCACCCGCACGCGGAGGGCCTGGGCTATGAGGAGGGCGCCACCGGACCGGAGTGGCAGGTATTCCACCAGACGTGGCTGGCGGCACAGGCGGCGCTGGAACCCAGCGTCTGATGCGCTGCGAACAGTCCGGGGCGGGTCCGCTGCTCTCTAACGGTAGGCCCGGTTGTGGGCGGCGCCCTGATCCGCCTGACCTCCAAAGTCAGGCGGCACGCTGAGATGCGGCGCTGGTGGCGGTCAGCGGGGTTTGCCTGGGCCGGGGTGCGGCACGCCTGGCTCACCCAGCCCAACCTGCGCATCGAAGCGTGGCTGGCGCTGCTGGCCCTGGTGCTGGCCATCTGTCTGCAGGCCCCGCTCGCCCCCATCCTGCTGTGTTGCGGGCTGGTGCTGGGTCTGGAACTGATCAACACGGCCGTGGAGGCGGTGGTGGACCTGGTCAGCCCGGAGCAGCATCCGCTGGCCCGGGTGGCCAAGGATTGCGCGGCGGGAGCGGTGCTGGTGGGAAGCGCTGCCGCGCTGCTGGTGGGTGTGGTGGAGCTGCTGCCTCGTCTGCTGCGGCTGCTCGGCCTGTGAGCGGCAGCGATGGTGACCTGGCACGTCCGGGGGTGAGCGCCGCCATGCTAAGATGCCCTCAATGGACGAGCCGCCCAGTTCTGGTTCCGGCACCCCAACACGGATGGCCGACACCGCCTGCGGGCGGCGTTTTTGCTGTAGGGCCTCGCGGCTCCGGCAAACCATCCTGGACGCGCACCACTGGAAGAGACTTCCGCGCGTCCCCGGCACGATGGAGCGTGCCCACAGATGAATGATTACCTAGGGCTGGCGGCGCTGTTCGTGCTGGTGCTGATCAACGGCTTTTTCGTGGCCGCCGAGTTTGCACTGGTGAGCGTGCGCCGCACCCGCATCGATCAGCTGGCCGAGGAGGGTAACCGCTCGGCGCAGCTGGCCCAACGTGCCATCAACCACCTGGACCTGATGGTGGCGGCCACCCAGCTGGGCATCACCATGGCCAGCCTGGCCATCGGCTTCGTGGCCGAACCGGCCATCGAGCACCTGATGGAGCCGGTGCTGGAGTCGGCCGGCGTCAGTCCGGGGGCCATGCGCCCCATCAGCTTCGGCATCGCCTTCGCGGTCAGCACCGTGATGCACATCGTGATCGGGGAGCTGGCGCCCAAGAGCTGGGCGCTGCAGCGCGGCGAGCAGGTGGCGATGTTCGTGACCCGCCCGCTGCTGGTGTTCGCGTCCGTGTTCCGCTACCTGATCTACTTCCTGAACTGGCTGGGCAACGCGGTGGTGCGCCTCTTCGGCCTGAAGGCGACCAGCGGCCACCACACCGCGCACTCGGAAGAGGAAATCCGGATGATCGTGTCGGCCAGCAGCCAGGAAGGCGTGCTGGAGAACGACGAGAAGGAGCTGCTCTACAACGTCTTCGACCTGTCGGACACGATGGTCCGCAGCATCATGACGCCGCGGGTGGACATGATCGTGGCCGACGCGGCCGCCCCGCTGCGCCGCCTGCTGGAACTGAACACCGAGCACGGCTACTCGCGGGTGCCGGTGTACCTGGACACCGCCGACAACGTGGTGGGGGTGGCGCACACCAGCGACGTGCTGCGTCACCTAGAGGAACTGGACCACATCACCATCGAGGAGATGATGCGCCCGACCTTCTACGTGCCGGAGGGTATGCGGATCAACGACCTGCTGAAGAACATGCAGGAGCGCAAGAGCCACATGGCCATCGTGGTGGACGAGTTCGGCGGCACAGCCGGGCTGGTGACGCTGGAGGACGCCCTGGAGGAGATCGTCGGGGAGATCTACGACGAGACCGACGAGGAGGAAGTGTCGCTGGTGGAGGTGCTGGACCAGGACACCTACCTGATGGACGCGTCCGTCACGGTGGATCAGGTGGAGGAGCGGCTGGGCACCGAACTGGATGAGGACGAGGACGGCGAGTACGACACGCTGGCCGGCTTCATCACCCATCACTTCGGGTACATTCCCGAGGTGGGCGAGGCCTTCGCGTACGAGGGCTGGTGCTATACCGTGACCGAAGCGGACCCGCGCAGGGTGATCCAGGTCCGGGTGGAACGCGGCAACGAGCCGAACATGCCGCTCGCTGAGGAAGAAGAGGCCATACATGAGTCAACCCGAGATGCCTGAGACGCGCCCGGCTGCCGCCCCCGACACGGAGCTGCTGGCGCTGGCCCGACGGGCCTACGCGAACGCTTATGCCCCCTACAGCCGTTTCCATGTGGGGGCCGCGCTGCGGACCGCGGATGGCCGCACCTACGCCGGCGCCAACGTGGAAAATGCGAGCTACGGCCTGGGCCGCTGCGCCGAGCAGTCGGCGGTGCAGGCGCTGGCCAGCGACGGTGGCCGCGACTTCAGCGAGGTGCTGGTGTACAGCGAGGCGAGCCCGCCGGCCAGCCCGTGCGGAGCCTGCCGTCAGGTGCTGTTCGAGTTCGCCCCGGAGGCCAGCGTGACCTGCGTGAATCACCTGGGCGAGGTGATCTCGGGGCAGGTCAAGGACTTCCTCCCGCACGGCTTTCGTCTGGAAGAAAACAAGCGCTGAGCGGCCCGTCACCGGTTATTCTGTTCGGAACGTACCCCATGACCGCCTGCTATCCTGAGTTTGTATGGCAACGGTGGCCGAACTACAGCTGAAACTTCGCCGGCCGCTGGAGCTGGAGCTGCAGCAGGGCTGCCAGAACCGCGCGGTGGCGGGCGGCATGGAGCGGTTGCTGGAAAACTTCGCCCGGCCGTTTCCCAAAGTCCGTGAGGCGCTCCGTGGCTACGACGCGCTGAGCCCGGACGAGCGTGTTGGGGCGCTGAAGTCGGCGCTCGACCTGCTGACTCCACCCACCCCAGCGCCCGCACCGGTTCGCCGTCCGGCCAGCCGGGTGGAGGTGCAGCCGGCCGACGTGGGCGGCCCACTCTCCCCCGACACCGAGCTGAGCCGGGTGCCGCTGGGGCCGGGCGCTGCCAAGAAGCTGGGGTCGCTGGGGCTGCACACCCTGCGCGACCTGCTGCACGCCTACCCGCGCCGCCACGAGGACCGGCGCGCCCTGCCCAGCCTGGCCGAGGTTGAGGACGGCACGCGGGTCACGGTGGAGGGCGTGATCGTCAGCAAGCACCGCCGCACCCCCAAGCCCGGCATGCTGATTCTGGAGGCCACCCTGGAGAACCCCTGGGGCGAGCGCATCAAGTGCAGCTGGTTCAATCAGGCGTGGATTGAGAAGGGGCTGCGCGAGGGCACCCGCCTGATCGTGACCGGACGGGCCAAGCGCTTCGGGCGCTCGGTGCAGGTGGCTGTGGAGCATGTCGAGAGCGTGGCGGACGCTGCCAACAGCCTCAGCAGCGGCCGGATCGTGGGCGTCTACGACAGCAAGGACGGCATCAGCCAGGACTTCCTGCGGCGCACCGCTCACACGGCGCTGTCGCGCGTGCCGCTGGACGACTACCTCACGGCCCGCTGGCGGGCGCAGTACGGCCTGACCGACCTGGGTGACGCGCTGTGGGGCATCCACTTCCCGCACGACGAGGCCCAGCTGGAACGCGCGCTGGCCCGGCTGCGCTTCGACGAGTACCTGTTTCTGGAGCTGCGGGTGCTGCTGCAGGGCGAGGACGCTGTGCTGCTGGGCAAGCGCTTTACGGCCCTCGACCGCGACATGCAGGCCTTCGAGGCCAGCCTCCCCTTCCGCTTCACCGGGGCGCAGCGGCGGGTGCTGTACGAGATCGCCGACGACATGCGCAGCGAGCGGCAGATGGCCCGGCTGGTCCAGGGCGATGTGGGCAGCGGCAAGACGGCGGTGGCCGCCTGCGCCCTGTATCTGGCGGTGCAGGACGGCTACCAGGGCGCGCTGATGGCCCCCACCGAGATTCTGGCGCGGCAGCATTTCGCCAACCTGCAGGGCTACCTCACGCCGCTGGGCGTGCGGGTGGGCCTGCTGATCGGCGCGATGGGCGCCAAGCTCAAGGCCGAGGTGCAGGCGCAGATCGCGGCGGGCGAGCTGGACATCGTGGTGGGCACGCAGGCGCTGATTCAGGAGGCGGTGCGCTTCCAGAACCTGGGCCTGGCGGTGGTGGACGAGGAGCACCGCTTCGGGGTGATGCAGCGTCGCAAATTGCTCGCCGGACGCCCGGACGTGCTGGTGATGTCGGCCACCCCGATCCCGCGCTCGCTGGCCCTGACCGCCTACGGCGACCTGGAGCTGAGCGTCATTGACGAGCTGCCGCCGGGCCGCACGCCCATCGAGACCAAGCTGATTCAGGACACCGCCCGGCGGCAGGCCTACGGCTTCGTGATGAAGCAGATCCGCGAGGGGCGGCAGGCGTATGTGGTTACCGCGTTGATCGAGGAATCCGACACGTTGGAGCTGCTGGCCGCCACCCAGCTGGCCGACGACCTGCGGGTGCTGCTGCCCGAGGCCCGCATTGACCTGCTGCATGGGCGCATGAGCGCCGCCGAGAAGGACGACGTGATGGAGCGCTTCCGCCGCCGCGAGTTCGACGTGCTGGTGTCCACCACCGTGATCGAGGTGGGGGTGGACGTGGCCAACGCCACCGTGATGGTGATCGAGAACGCCGAGCGTTTCGGGCTGTCCCAGCTGCATCAGCTGCGCGGGCGGGTGGGCCGC encodes:
- a CDS encoding diacylglycerol kinase → MRRWWRSAGFAWAGVRHAWLTQPNLRIEAWLALLALVLAICLQAPLAPILLCCGLVLGLELINTAVEAVVDLVSPEQHPLARVAKDCAAGAVLVGSAAALLVGVVELLPRLLRLLGL
- a CDS encoding hemolysin family protein, with protein sequence MNDYLGLAALFVLVLINGFFVAAEFALVSVRRTRIDQLAEEGNRSAQLAQRAINHLDLMVAATQLGITMASLAIGFVAEPAIEHLMEPVLESAGVSPGAMRPISFGIAFAVSTVMHIVIGELAPKSWALQRGEQVAMFVTRPLLVFASVFRYLIYFLNWLGNAVVRLFGLKATSGHHTAHSEEEIRMIVSASSQEGVLENDEKELLYNVFDLSDTMVRSIMTPRVDMIVADAAAPLRRLLELNTEHGYSRVPVYLDTADNVVGVAHTSDVLRHLEELDHITIEEMMRPTFYVPEGMRINDLLKNMQERKSHMAIVVDEFGGTAGLVTLEDALEEIVGEIYDETDEEEVSLVEVLDQDTYLMDASVTVDQVEERLGTELDEDEDGEYDTLAGFITHHFGYIPEVGEAFAYEGWCYTVTEADPRRVIQVRVERGNEPNMPLAEEEEAIHESTRDA
- the cdd gene encoding cytidine deaminase, producing the protein MSQPEMPETRPAAAPDTELLALARRAYANAYAPYSRFHVGAALRTADGRTYAGANVENASYGLGRCAEQSAVQALASDGGRDFSEVLVYSEASPPASPCGACRQVLFEFAPEASVTCVNHLGEVISGQVKDFLPHGFRLEENKR
- the recG gene encoding ATP-dependent DNA helicase RecG, which codes for MATVAELQLKLRRPLELELQQGCQNRAVAGGMERLLENFARPFPKVREALRGYDALSPDERVGALKSALDLLTPPTPAPAPVRRPASRVEVQPADVGGPLSPDTELSRVPLGPGAAKKLGSLGLHTLRDLLHAYPRRHEDRRALPSLAEVEDGTRVTVEGVIVSKHRRTPKPGMLILEATLENPWGERIKCSWFNQAWIEKGLREGTRLIVTGRAKRFGRSVQVAVEHVESVADAANSLSSGRIVGVYDSKDGISQDFLRRTAHTALSRVPLDDYLTARWRAQYGLTDLGDALWGIHFPHDEAQLERALARLRFDEYLFLELRVLLQGEDAVLLGKRFTALDRDMQAFEASLPFRFTGAQRRVLYEIADDMRSERQMARLVQGDVGSGKTAVAACALYLAVQDGYQGALMAPTEILARQHFANLQGYLTPLGVRVGLLIGAMGAKLKAEVQAQIAAGELDIVVGTQALIQEAVRFQNLGLAVVDEEHRFGVMQRRKLLAGRPDVLVMSATPIPRSLALTAYGDLELSVIDELPPGRTPIETKLIQDTARRQAYGFVMKQIREGRQAYVVTALIEESDTLELLAATQLADDLRVLLPEARIDLLHGRMSAAEKDDVMERFRRREFDVLVSTTVIEVGVDVANATVMVIENAERFGLSQLHQLRGRVGRGSAQSYCVLVAGEHSQKTRKRLKIIEGSTDGFVIAEADLKLRGPGELKGTRQSGIPDLKLGDLTSDVEIIEAARTLAKHILAHDPKLTHPGLAYLRSELQARSSQVAYREVI